In one window of Deltaproteobacteria bacterium DNA:
- the recF gene encoding DNA replication/repair protein RecF has translation MHLQKIRLKNFRNIPLLGLDFHPQCNIFVGPNAQGKTNILESIYFLAFGRSFRLQDYKPLIQWGFTEAFVKASVLQSAGSEEREAHLNPEKKRFSKNGKGSTPNQFKSMPIVLFAPEEILLLKEAPQARRDYMDGLISKISPTYGDHLRRYKRALSQRNRLLKDEFLTREEKEKQIILWETPMFEEAKHLIKERGLWIQRLNEILEPQYAAISGDLKKAQFIYEPNTKTENYQEYQEKRRADELERRISLVGPHRDDFNADLQSKKIQDSGSQGEMRTFTLALKLSEIELFERILGESPILLLDDVMSELDKNRNEHLFKVLQNFKGQVFATATSIDLFPTGVLKEYFSWKLNDGKIA, from the coding sequence GTGCATCTTCAAAAAATTAGACTCAAAAATTTCCGCAACATTCCCTTGCTTGGGTTGGATTTTCATCCCCAATGCAACATTTTTGTCGGTCCCAACGCACAGGGAAAGACAAACATTCTGGAAAGTATCTATTTTTTGGCCTTCGGAAGATCTTTCCGACTTCAAGATTATAAACCCCTCATTCAATGGGGTTTCACCGAAGCGTTTGTAAAAGCCTCGGTTTTGCAATCGGCCGGAAGTGAAGAGAGAGAAGCGCACCTTAATCCGGAGAAAAAGAGATTTTCGAAAAACGGAAAGGGATCGACTCCCAACCAATTCAAATCAATGCCCATCGTTCTTTTTGCCCCTGAAGAGATTCTCCTTTTGAAAGAAGCGCCGCAAGCAAGGCGCGATTACATGGACGGATTGATCTCCAAAATCTCCCCAACCTATGGGGACCATTTGAGGCGATACAAAAGAGCCCTTTCACAGAGAAATAGATTGTTAAAAGACGAGTTTTTAACGCGGGAAGAAAAAGAGAAACAGATCATATTGTGGGAAACGCCGATGTTTGAAGAGGCCAAACACCTTATTAAAGAGAGGGGACTCTGGATACAGCGGCTCAACGAAATTTTGGAACCGCAGTATGCCGCCATCAGCGGCGATCTTAAAAAGGCCCAGTTTATTTATGAGCCGAACACAAAAACGGAAAATTATCAGGAATATCAGGAAAAGAGGCGCGCCGATGAATTGGAACGAAGAATTTCTTTGGTGGGTCCTCACCGAGATGATTTCAACGCCGATCTACAGTCGAAAAAGATTCAGGACTCTGGTTCTCAAGGAGAAATGCGGACTTTTACATTGGCCCTCAAACTTTCCGAAATAGAACTCTTTGAAAGAATTTTGGGCGAATCACCGATATTATTGTTGGATGATGTGATGTCCGAACTCGATAAAAATAGAAACGAACACCTTTTTAAAGTCCTCCAAAATTTCAAAGGTCAGGTATTCGCCACCGCCACATCAATCGATCTATTTCCAACAGGAGTTTTAAAAGAATATTTCTCGTGGAAATTGAATGATGGAAAAATTGCGTGA
- the dnaN gene encoding DNA polymerase III subunit beta, whose product MEIKIEKRFLNEGLNWVQSVVDRKTTKPILSNVLLEAKGNTLTLSATDLEVGVIGSWKAEVITLGKITVPARGFYDIVKELPNQIIQITAQPNHWIEIKCAKSHFKLVGMDAAEFPALPKKGEGNEFTLDVKTTLEMLSKVDFAMSTDETRYNLNGILIEASASDGKNIIRFVATDGHRLSLSERTIDKKLPLNQGVLFPQKGVTELKRLVDGKEGDIYFWVGDKHAVINKDEKTLMVSLIDGQFPPYTHVIPKNHKKVLSTPRAELLQSLKRVSVVTNDRSRGVKFIVSPGNLEISANNPDLGEAKEEMVVQYKGSTFSIGFNATYFLDCLSILEDEQVVLQLNDEVSPCLIQSEFDRGFTHVIMPMRL is encoded by the coding sequence ATGGAAATTAAAATTGAAAAACGTTTTTTGAATGAAGGATTGAATTGGGTGCAGAGTGTTGTTGATCGAAAAACAACAAAGCCCATTCTGTCGAATGTGTTACTCGAAGCAAAAGGGAATACGTTGACACTCAGTGCAACGGACTTGGAAGTTGGGGTAATCGGTTCGTGGAAAGCTGAAGTAATCACACTGGGCAAAATTACAGTTCCTGCACGCGGGTTCTATGACATTGTCAAAGAACTCCCTAATCAAATTATTCAAATCACGGCGCAACCAAATCACTGGATTGAAATAAAATGTGCGAAGTCTCATTTTAAATTGGTTGGAATGGATGCCGCAGAATTTCCAGCTCTCCCCAAAAAAGGAGAAGGAAATGAATTTACTCTCGATGTTAAAACAACATTGGAGATGCTTTCCAAAGTTGATTTTGCCATGTCAACCGATGAAACGCGTTACAACCTGAACGGAATTTTAATTGAGGCCTCCGCCAGTGACGGCAAAAATATTATTCGTTTCGTAGCAACAGACGGTCATCGTCTTTCTCTCTCCGAAAGAACCATCGATAAAAAACTTCCATTAAATCAGGGCGTTTTGTTTCCCCAAAAAGGGGTAACGGAATTAAAACGCCTTGTGGATGGAAAAGAAGGGGATATCTACTTCTGGGTTGGGGATAAACACGCAGTTATCAACAAAGATGAAAAAACCTTGATGGTAAGCTTGATTGACGGACAATTTCCGCCTTATACACACGTTATCCCCAAGAATCATAAGAAAGTTTTATCAACTCCCCGCGCTGAATTGTTGCAGTCTCTTAAAAGAGTTTCCGTTGTAACGAATGACCGTTCTAGAGGAGTGAAGTTCATTGTCTCTCCGGGGAATTTGGAAATCAGTGCAAATAATCCCGATTTGGGAGAAGCCAAAGAAGAAATGGTGGTGCAATATAAAGGATCCACATTTTCAATCGGCTTTAACGCCACCTATTTTTTGGACTGCCTCTCTATTTTGGAGGATGAACAGGTTGTTCTTCAACTCAACGACGAGGTCTCTCCCTGTCTGATCCAGTCTGAGTTTGACCGTGGTTTTACCCACGTCATTATGCCTATGAGATTGTAA